A genome region from Trichosurus vulpecula isolate mTriVul1 chromosome 5, mTriVul1.pri, whole genome shotgun sequence includes the following:
- the LOC118851506 gene encoding cell division control protein 42 homolog — MNPLLNTIKCVVVGDGAVGKTCLLISYTTNKFPSEYAPTVFDSYAVTVLIGSEPHTLGLFDTAGQEDYDRLRPLSYPQTDVFLVCFSVVRPSSFENVKQKWVPEITHHCPKAPFLLVGTQTDLRDEPFTLAKLARNKQKPITPEMAEKMTRDLNAARYVECSALTQKGLKNVFDEAILAALEPPQPRKNRRCVVL; from the coding sequence ATGAACCCACTGTTGAATACCATTAAATGCGTCGTGGTGGGCGACGGGGCGGTGGGGAAGACGTGTCTGCTGATCTCGTACACTACCAACAAGTTCCCGTCGGAGTACGCGCCCACCGTCTTTGACAGCTACGCCGTCACGGTGCTGATCGGCTCCGAGCCGCACACCCTGGGGCTGTTTGACACCGCGGGCCAGGAAGATTACGACCGCCTGCGGCCGCTCAGCTATCCCCAGACCGACGTGTTCCTCGTCTGCTTTTCAGTGGTGAGGCCGAGCTCTTTTGAAAATGTGAAACAGAAATGGGTCCCGGAGATTACTCACCACTGTCCGAAGGCTCCGTTCTTGCTGGTCGGGACCCAGACAGATCTGAGGGACGAGCCTTTTACTCTGGCCAAACTGGCCAGAAACAAACAGAAGCCCATCACCCCTGAGATGGCGGAGAAGATGACCCGAGACTTGAACGCCGCCAGATACGTGGAGTGTTCAGCGCTCACTCAGAAGGGCCTGAAGAATGTGTTTGATGAAGCCATCTTGGCTGCCCTGGAGCCTCCGCAGCCGAGGAAGAACCGCAGGTGTGTGGTGCTCTGA